Proteins encoded within one genomic window of Triticum aestivum cultivar Chinese Spring chromosome 2D, IWGSC CS RefSeq v2.1, whole genome shotgun sequence:
- the LOC123055803 gene encoding septin and tuftelin-interacting protein 1 homolog 1-like, producing MAISIDVSTLLDGNDSGENKPPNPSDMSGSFVFLPSRAVANMMRRWNYREGSGLGAQGQGIVAPIQAVVRVRRRPNSGLGYREKPYDNGLHVPPEPPVEECREWEDIAWAMRLETECCETILALLNGMRLQGDNSVETADALKAMAQSKNGLHRKRVLGTWKARLPSSTARYIIKQVITPRMAVDVREWKPSWDPDCHDWLRPLIPLIGHLPESLYGTVESKISNGDYEVVSPWKEYLSPVQWDTFSKHHILPMLTQLVREMRITPPKQTDPSFRTVMLWAPLLRAQDVVSILESEQFFAKWEDALGHWLQAVKPSLGEATAWCTGWKKLFTPELLADESVLAHLDAGLDMVDPAMQELDSLFSNL from the coding sequence ATGGCGATAAGCATCGACGTCTCCACGCTGCTCGACGGGAACGACTCCGGCGAGAACAAGCCACCCAACCCATCCGATATGTCCGGCAGCTTCGTCTTCCTCCCCAGCCGGGCGGTGGCGAACATGATGCGGCGATGGAACTACCGGGAGGGCTCAGGTCTCGGCGCGCAGGGGCAAGGGATCGTCGCGCCTATACAAGCCGTCGTGCGGGTGCGGCGGCGTCCAAATTCCGGCCTCGGCTACCGTGAGAAACCATACGACAATGGCCTCCAcgtgccgccggagccgcccgtggAGGAGTGCCGTGAGTGGGAGGATATTGCATGGGCTATGCGGCTTGAAACGGAGTGCTGCGAGACGATCCTCGCCCTCCTGAATGGCATGAGGCTTCAAGGGGACAACAGCGTGGAGACGGCGGATGCGCTGAAGGCCATGGCCCAGTCCAAGAATGGGCTCCATAGGAAGCGCGTGCTGGGGACGTGGAAAGCCAGGCTGCCTTCTTCCACCGCGCGCTACATAATCAAGCAGGTGATCACGCCGAGGATGGCCGTCGACGTGCGAGAGTGGAAGCCGTCATGGGATCCGGATTGTCACGACTGGCTACGCCCGCTAATTCCCCTCATCGGCCACTTACCCGAGAGCCTCTACGGCACCGTGGAGAGCAAGATCAGTAACGGCGACTACGAAGTCGTCTCGCCATGGAAGGAATACCTTAGCCCGGTGCAATGGGACACCTTCAGCAAACATCACATCCTTCCAATGCTAACACAGTTAGTACGGGAGATGAGGATCACGCCGCCGAAGCAAACCGACCCTTCGTTCCGGACCGTGATGTTGTGGGCACCTCTCCTGCGCGCTCAAGACGTGGTATCCATCCTAGAATCCGAACAGTTCTTTGCCAAATGGGAAGACGCGCTGGGACACTGGCTGCAAGCCGTGAAGCCCTCGTTGGGGGAGGCCACCGCATGGTGCACCGGTTGGAAGAAGCTCTTCACGCCGGAGCTGCTCGCCGACGAAAGTGTGCTCGCGCATCTTGATGCTGGCCTTGATATGGTCGATCCTGCGATGCAAGAGCTCGATAGTCTTTTTAGCAACTTGTAG